GGGTGACCAACGTCCGCGTCCTGAAGGGCCTGCCGATGGGTCTCGACCAGTCGGCGGTGGACGCGGTCAAGAGCTGGCGCTTCAAGCCGGCGACGTTGAACGGGCGGCCCGTGAGCGTCTATTACTCGCTGACGGTCAACTTCCGACTGCAATAAAACCGAACTGAAAAGGGAAGAGGAGAGGAGCTATGGATTTTAGCCCGATGCATCTGTGGGAGTCGATGACGTGGATCGCCCAAGGCGTGGCGATCACGCTGGTCATCTGCTCTGTGTACTCGCTGTACGTGACGCTCGAGCGTTGGCTGTTCTTCAAGAAGGCCAAGAAGCAGTCGCTCGACTTCGCGAAGCAGGCGACGGCGGCTCTGGCCAAGGATCAGATCCAGCAGGCGGTCGACGTGGCCCGGAAGTTCCCGGCCAGCCATCTGGCGCGCGTCACCCGGGCCGGACTGATCGAATTTCAGCTCGATACGACCCGCGGCGCCTCTTCGGGCCTCTCGGGGCATGACCTGGTCGAGTCCGCCCGTCGGGCAATCGAGCGCGAGACGCTGATCACCTACTCGGACTTCAAGAAGGGCGTCGGCGCCCTGGCTACCATCGCGACGACGGCGCCGTTCATCGGCCTGTTCGGAACGGTGGTCGGCATCATCAACGCCTTCCGCGGCATGTCCTCCGGCGCCGGCGGCATCGCCGCCGTCTCGGGTGGTATCGCCGAGGCGCTGGTGACGACGGCGCTCGGCCTGTTCGTGGCCATTCCGGCGGCATGGATGTTCAACTACTTCACCGGCGTGCTGGAGCGCTTCAGCGTCGAGATGTCGAACTCCTCGTCCGAACTCATCGACTTCTTCATCAAGAAGCATGGAGGCAGCGATGCCGTTGGGGTCCGCGTTTAACATACCGGGGTCGTCCGAGAACAACGTCAAGTCGGATATCAACGTCACCCCGCTGGTCGATGTCTGCCTCGTGATGCTGATCATCTTCATGGTGGTCACGCCTCTGTTGCGCGCCGGCGCCGACGTGAACCTGCCGCAGACCAACATGCCTCCGAAGATGCCGGAGGGGTCGAAGCAGAAGACGATCTCGATGACGGCACGTGCCGAAGTGGTGATCGACGGGGTCTGGATCCCCGATCAGAATCTCAAGGCGTACTTCAAGGATCTGTTCACGCAGTCGCCCGAGAAGACGCTGGTGATCAAGGCGGACAAGGCCCTGAAGTACAAGGAAGTGCGTCGCATCATGCAGACCGTCAACGAGGCCGGGTTCGGCGGTGTCGGGCTGGTGACGGACAAGCGCGAGAGTACAGGCGGCTGAGCATGCCGGACCGGAGGACGAGCCGATGAGTATGGACGTAGGCAGCAGCGGTGGCATCAAGAGCGAGATCAACGTCACGCCCCTGGTGGACGTGGTGTTGGTGCTGCTGATCATCTTCATGGTGATTCAGCCCATGCTGCAGATGGGCTACGAAGTGGAGACGCCGCCGGAGGTGAAGTCCGCGACCCCGCCGCCGCAGAACAGCGAGCAGGTGATCATCCGGATGGACGCCGACGGCAAGACCTTCATCAACAAGCTGGAGGTGCCGCGTACCCAGTTCGCCGAACGCCTGCGGACGGCGATGACCGGTCGCGAGAAGAAGCTCGCCTTCTTCGCTGCGGACGGCGAGCTCTCCTACGAGAAGGTGGTCGAGTTCATGGACCTCTGCCGGAACAACGGCGCGCAGAATCTGGGGATCGTCTTCGACGATCTCCGGCCGCAGACGTAACACCCCTCCCCCTTTCCTCCCTCTTTTCGAGATCTTTCCCGACCCGGAGCTCCGGGGCGGGAGAGGTCTTGACTTGCGCTTTCAAAGTGATATCATCTTGCTAGCCTAGGAGGGCGAGATGAAAGAACGGGAAGCGACGACGGGAAACGGCCTGATGGTGCTTCTGCTGCTGCTGGCGGTCCTTGCCGGTGGCGTGGCCATGGTGGTTCTGGGTGTGCGCGGTGGGGAGCCCGGTTGGATCTTGGGCGGGCTCGTCGGAGCGGTGGCGGCGGTCTTCCTGCTCGCCGGGCTGTTCATGGTCGAGCCGAATCAGGGGAGAGTCCTCACCCTGTTCGGCGCCTATCGCGGCAGCGAGCGGCGGGGAGGACTACGCTGGGCGAATCCGTTCATGACCAAGCGGGCGATCTCGCTGCGGGTGCGGAACTTCGAGACCGCGCACCTCAAGGTCAACGACGCGGATGGCAACCCGATCGAGATCGCGGCGGTGGTCGTCTGGCGGGTCATCGACACCTTCGACGCCGTCTTCCAGGTCGACAACTACGAGGACTTCGTGCACGTCCAGTCGGAGTCGGCGTTGCGCAACCTGGCGACGCAGTACACCTACGACTCGCACGGGGAGCACGAGAAGTCGCTGCGCGGCAATACCGTCGAAGTCGCCGACCAGCTGCGCAAGGAGATTCACGACCGGCTCGTGCAGGCCGGAGTCGACGTGCTCGAGGCCCGCATCACCCACCTCGCCTACGCTCCGGAGATCGCGCAGGCGATGCTGCAGCGCCAGCAGGCGACGGCGATCATCGCCGCCCGCCAGAAGATCGTCGAGGGCGCGGTCGGCATGGTCGAAATGGCTCTCGACCGGCTGTCGGCGAACAAGATCGTGGTGCTCGACGAAGAGCGCAAGGCCGCCATGGTCTCGAATCTCCTCGTCGTGCTGTGCAGCGATCGCGCCGTCACGCCCGTGGTCAACGCGGGAACGCTCTACAACGGTTGACGGGGAAGAGTTGGCGGACCGCAAACCCTTCCTGCTCCGCGTCGACCGCGACTTGCACGCCGCCCTTGAGCACTGGGCAGCGGACGAGTTGCGGAGCCTGAACGCGCAGATCGAGTTTCTGCTGCGCCGGGCGCTGCGCGATTCGGGGAGGGAGCGCCGGCCGACCGCTCCGGGGAATCCTCCCCGTGAGCTCCCGGAAGACGGAAGCGAGAGGCCATGAACGAGCGGCATTGCAGCAAGTGCGGTGGAGCGCAGAAGGAGGGCTTCCTGCTCGACAGGGCGCACAATTCGGCCCGGGTCGGCCACTGGGCCGAGGGCGCACCGGAGTTCTGGTTCCTGGGGCTCCTGAAGATGCGGGGACGCCGCAAGCTCCCCGTCGAGGCCTGGCGCTGCACGAAGTGCGGGCTGCTCGAAAGTTACGCCCGCAGCACACCCGGTTGAGCCGGACCCGGCCGGGCGGAGACCACGGCCCTCTAGAGTGCCCGGACGCGCACCTGCAGGCGCCTCCAGGGCGAGCCGACGAGCGCCACGCCGAGCGCTGAGCCGGAGCCGAATCGAGCCTCGGCGAGGGTTCGGCAGGGGAGGTCGAAGGTGGTCGAGCCGGCGAAGGGGAAGGGCTGCAGCCGGAGCTCGACCCGCTCGCCGGCGTTCTCGCCGTCGCCGAGGAGCTCGACCCTGGCCTGCCAGCCGGGAACCTCGACGAAGGCGGCTTCGCCGGTACAGGCGGCCAGCGAGAGGCCGTCGGCGAGCTCCATCCAGGGATCGTCTGCAGCCACCTCGTCCAGGCTCCCTCCTGCCGCTTCGAGAAGCTCCTGCTGGCGCTCCGCGAGCTCGGCCCGGAAGGCCGCCCAGGAGGGCTCGCCGCCGAAGCGCCGGAGCAGACGCAGGCTGTGGGCCGAAAGGAGCGCCGCGAGATAGGGACTGTCGGCGGCGAAGCGCTCGACCCCGCGCCGCCAGATCTCCTGCCGGAGGTCCCCCGGAAAGTCGCGAAAATCGAGTGCCGTGCTTCCGGAGGCCGCGAGCCTCGGTGCCGAGTCGGCCTCCCACCAGCCGTTGTCGTGCTCCCGCACCGCCCGCAGCAAGAGCTCGCGCCGCGGGTGCTCGACCAGTTCCGGCAGGCGCACGAGCCGCAGGATGTCGCCGGCCAGCCGGGCGTGATCCGCCTGGGTGACGAGGCGGCTGCCGGAGGGTGTCCGGGTCACGATCACTCGAGCGAGCTCTCCATGCGGTGAACCTTACCTCGCCCGCCCCGGCGGAAGGTCCCTGGAGGAGGGGTACCTGCCCGGAAGGAGGTTGCACGGGGCGATAGACTTCTCGCATGGAAAAAATCACGCGCGAAGAAGCGCTCGAGTACCACTCCCGCGCTCCCAAAGGAAAGATCGAAGTCTTGCCGTCGAAGCCGACGGCCACACAGCGCGACCTCTCGCTGGCCTACACGCCAGGGGTCGCCGAGCCCTGCCTCGCCATCGAGAAAGACCCCCTTCTCGCCTACGAATACACCGCCAAGGGCAACCTGGTGGCGGTCATCTCCAACGGCACGGCCGTTCTCGGGCTGGGAAACATCGGTGCCCTGGCCGGCAAGCCGGTCATGGAGGGCAAGGGTGTCCTGTTCAAGCGCTTCGCCGGCATCGACGTCTTCGACATCGAGGTCGCGACGGAGGATCCGGAAGAGTTCATCCGGGCGGTGAAACTGCTCGAGCCGACCTTCGGGGGCATCAACCTCGAGGACATCAAGGCTCCCGAGTGCTTCGAGATCGAACGCCGGCTCAAGGCCGAGATGAACATCCCGGTCTTCCACGACGATCAACACGGCACGGCGATCATCTCCGGCGCGGCGCTCGTCAATGCACTCGAGATTGCCGGCAAGCGCATCGAGGATGTGAAACTGGTGCTCTCCGGCGCCGGTGCCGCTGCCTTCGGCTGCCTGCGCCTCTACCTCGAGCTCGGACTCAGCAGGGAGAACATCATCCTCTGCGATCGCAAGGGCGTCATCTACCGCGGCCGCCCGAACGATACCGACGCCCAGAAGATGGAGTTCGCCGCCGACACCTCGGCGCGCACCCTCGAGGACGCCCTGGCGGGCGCCGACGTGCTGGTCGGCCTTTCAGTCGCCGGCGCCGTCACGCCCGAGATGCTGCTCAAGATGGCGCCGAACCCGATCATCTTCGCGATGGCCAACCCGACGCCGGAGATCGGCTACGACGAAGCCCTGGCGGCCCGTCCCGACGCCATCATGGCAACCGGACGCAGCGACTATCCCAATCAGGTGAACAACGTTCTCGGCTTCCCCTTCCTCTTCCGCGGCGCGCTCGACACCCGCGCCTCCGACATCAACGGCGCGATGAAGCTCGCGGCGACGCGCGCCCTCGCGGGCCTGGCTCGCGAGGACGTGCCCGACTCGGTGCTCAAGGCCTACGGAATCAAGGCTCTCAAGTTCGGCCGCGACTACCTCATCCCCAAGCCGTTCGACTACCGTGTCCTGCTCACCGTCGCTCCAGCGGTCGCCAAGGCGGCCGAGGAGAGCGGCATCGCCCGCGTTTCGGTGGGGAGCGTCGAGGAGTATCGGCACCGCCTCGAACATCTGGTCTCGCGCCGCCTCGAGCTCATGCGCGGAATCTTCGATCGCGCCAAGGAGAACCCGAAGCGCATCGTCTTTCCGGAGGGCGAGGAGGACAAGATCCTGCGTGCGGCGAAGATCCTCGTCGACCAGGGGATTGCGCACCCGATCCTGCTGGCCCGGCGAGAGAGCATCGCCGCCAAGCTCGCCGAGTTGGGCCTGTCGGAAGACAAGATCACCATCGTGCACGCCGAGAGCGCTCCGCAATACGAGCGCTACGCACATCGCTTCCACGAGCTCCGGCGGCGCGCCGGCGTGACTCTCGAGGACGGCTACAAGCGCATGCGATCCCGCAACTACTTCGGCAGCATGATGGTCGCCGAGGGGGATGCCGACGGACTGATCTCCGGTCTGACCTACGAGTATGCCGACACCATCCGGCCGGCCCTGCAGATCATCCACACCCGGCCGGGGGTGAATCGGGTCGCCGGAGCCTACATCCTCATTCTCAAGGACCGGCTCTTCTTCTTCGCCGACACCACGGTCAACATCGACCCGGACGCAGAGACCCTGGCGGAGATCGCCATCCTGACCGCAGAGTTCGCCCGCCGGTTCGACGTCGAACCGCGGGTGGCGATGCTGTCGTTCTCGAACTTCGGCTCCAACCCCCACCCTTCGGCCAGGAAGGCCCGTCGGGCGGTGGAGATCGTCCGTGCCCGCGCGCCGGAGCTGGCGATCGACGGCGAGATGCAGGCCGACACCGCGGTCATGGCCTCGGTGCTCCAGGAGACCTATCCCTGGACGAAGCTCGGAGGTCCGGCGAACGTCCTGATCTTCCCGGAGCTCAACTCGGCGAACACGGCCTACAAGCTGATCTGGAGGCTGGCCGGAGCCGAGGCGATCGGTCCCATCCTGCTCGGCATGGCGAGGCCGGTCCACGTTTTGCAAAGGGGTGTCGAGGTGACGGACATCGTCAACATGGCCGCGATCTGCGTCGTCGACGCGCAGGAGTTCGAGGCCAGACAGGGCAAGTAGACCACTGCCGGACGGACCGGCCCAAAGGGGGCGGGAGGGGGCAGTGGCACCCTGGTTTGAGGATTGCCGTATTAGGACATTAGAATCCCCCATCAACCCCCGGGAGGGCAGACTATGAAGCGCATCATCGGATGGACGACGGTTTTGGCTCT
The nucleotide sequence above comes from Thermoanaerobaculia bacterium. Encoded proteins:
- a CDS encoding MotA/TolQ/ExbB proton channel family protein, whose product is MTWIAQGVAITLVICSVYSLYVTLERWLFFKKAKKQSLDFAKQATAALAKDQIQQAVDVARKFPASHLARVTRAGLIEFQLDTTRGASSGLSGHDLVESARRAIERETLITYSDFKKGVGALATIATTAPFIGLFGTVVGIINAFRGMSSGAGGIAAVSGGIAEALVTTALGLFVAIPAAWMFNYFTGVLERFSVEMSNSSSELIDFFIKKHGGSDAVGVRV
- a CDS encoding biopolymer transporter ExbD is translated as MPLGSAFNIPGSSENNVKSDINVTPLVDVCLVMLIIFMVVTPLLRAGADVNLPQTNMPPKMPEGSKQKTISMTARAEVVIDGVWIPDQNLKAYFKDLFTQSPEKTLVIKADKALKYKEVRRIMQTVNEAGFGGVGLVTDKRESTGG
- a CDS encoding biopolymer transporter ExbD, with the translated sequence MSMDVGSSGGIKSEINVTPLVDVVLVLLIIFMVIQPMLQMGYEVETPPEVKSATPPPQNSEQVIIRMDADGKTFINKLEVPRTQFAERLRTAMTGREKKLAFFAADGELSYEKVVEFMDLCRNNGAQNLGIVFDDLRPQT
- a CDS encoding SPFH domain-containing protein, with protein sequence MKEREATTGNGLMVLLLLLAVLAGGVAMVVLGVRGGEPGWILGGLVGAVAAVFLLAGLFMVEPNQGRVLTLFGAYRGSERRGGLRWANPFMTKRAISLRVRNFETAHLKVNDADGNPIEIAAVVVWRVIDTFDAVFQVDNYEDFVHVQSESALRNLATQYTYDSHGEHEKSLRGNTVEVADQLRKEIHDRLVQAGVDVLEARITHLAYAPEIAQAMLQRQQATAIIAARQKIVEGAVGMVEMALDRLSANKIVVLDEERKAAMVSNLLVVLCSDRAVTPVVNAGTLYNG
- a CDS encoding DUF3891 family protein, which encodes MIVTRTPSGSRLVTQADHARLAGDILRLVRLPELVEHPRRELLLRAVREHDNGWWEADSAPRLAASGSTALDFRDFPGDLRQEIWRRGVERFAADSPYLAALLSAHSLRLLRRFGGEPSWAAFRAELAERQQELLEAAGGSLDEVAADDPWMELADGLSLAACTGEAAFVEVPGWQARVELLGDGENAGERVELRLQPFPFAGSTTFDLPCRTLAEARFGSGSALGVALVGSPWRRLQVRVRAL
- a CDS encoding NADP-dependent malic enzyme, with product MEKITREEALEYHSRAPKGKIEVLPSKPTATQRDLSLAYTPGVAEPCLAIEKDPLLAYEYTAKGNLVAVISNGTAVLGLGNIGALAGKPVMEGKGVLFKRFAGIDVFDIEVATEDPEEFIRAVKLLEPTFGGINLEDIKAPECFEIERRLKAEMNIPVFHDDQHGTAIISGAALVNALEIAGKRIEDVKLVLSGAGAAAFGCLRLYLELGLSRENIILCDRKGVIYRGRPNDTDAQKMEFAADTSARTLEDALAGADVLVGLSVAGAVTPEMLLKMAPNPIIFAMANPTPEIGYDEALAARPDAIMATGRSDYPNQVNNVLGFPFLFRGALDTRASDINGAMKLAATRALAGLAREDVPDSVLKAYGIKALKFGRDYLIPKPFDYRVLLTVAPAVAKAAEESGIARVSVGSVEEYRHRLEHLVSRRLELMRGIFDRAKENPKRIVFPEGEEDKILRAAKILVDQGIAHPILLARRESIAAKLAELGLSEDKITIVHAESAPQYERYAHRFHELRRRAGVTLEDGYKRMRSRNYFGSMMVAEGDADGLISGLTYEYADTIRPALQIIHTRPGVNRVAGAYILILKDRLFFFADTTVNIDPDAETLAEIAILTAEFARRFDVEPRVAMLSFSNFGSNPHPSARKARRAVEIVRARAPELAIDGEMQADTAVMASVLQETYPWTKLGGPANVLIFPELNSANTAYKLIWRLAGAEAIGPILLGMARPVHVLQRGVEVTDIVNMAAICVVDAQEFEARQGK